The sequence ATGGGCTTAGGCGGTGACACTTTGATCGGGATAGCCGCAGATAGAGATGGGGTGGGCTGAGGTTGACTTTTGGTTTGGGGGACAACTACCACCACCCGCTTTGGTTCCGTGACCTTGATCGGTTGGGGATCGTAGTTAGCTTTGTGTAAAGCGTATTGGATCTGGTTTTGGTATTCGGAAATTTTGATCTGCGCCACCACAAAATTAGGACTTTGTTGCTGCACCTTTTTCATCAGAGCGATCGCATCCTCAAGTTGACTCACTACCAAATTCCAATCATCAGGAGATTGAGCAGATTTACTGATACTCAGCGCCCCCGCTGCCTTGTCTAATGCCAATTCAAAAGAGTTTGGCACCACGTCAGCTAACGGTTGTGGTTTGAGGCTAGATAAAGGTGTGGCGACTTCCACAGGCGGCGATAATGGCAAATTGCCCATCGGCGTAGGCTGCTGATTACCAAGCTTTGCTGTAGTTTGCTTGTCTTGGCTACAGCCCACACTTGCAACCGCTAAAGCACTTGCCAGAAACACAGGGGTTGCACGAATCAAAAAAGACTGAAGCATAATTAATTCTGATTTTACCTGCCCAAGAGCTTGTCAATCTACTCCTGCCAATGATTCTGCAGAAAAGTTTTTGCCTATTTAATAGCCTACTCAATATTTTAATTTTTTATTAATTGACCTGAGCCGTCGGAGTTTCTCAACTCATGGCATAATTAGCGATCGCAGCTTACTCGGCAATCAAGGCTAGAA is a genomic window of Fortiea contorta PCC 7126 containing:
- a CDS encoding retropepsin-like aspartic protease family protein, which produces MLQSFLIRATPVFLASALAVASVGCSQDKQTTAKLGNQQPTPMGNLPLSPPVEVATPLSSLKPQPLADVVPNSFELALDKAAGALSISKSAQSPDDWNLVVSQLEDAIALMKKVQQQSPNFVVAQIKISEYQNQIQYALHKANYDPQPIKVTEPKRVVVVVPQTKSQPQPTPSLSAAIPIKVSPPKPIARASTPVTPEQEVISVPIKRRIGGTPIIEVTFNGEQHFEMIVDTGASGTVITQDMASVLGVVPVGKAKANTASSRAVEFAIGYVNSMAVAGVAVNQVPVAIAGSELETGLLGHDFFGNYDVTIKRHVVEFRPQGNSEVNSSGTGLIAPTLPKERHYLGSP